One Candidatus Bathyarchaeia archaeon genomic region harbors:
- a CDS encoding N-6 DNA methylase — translation MKDEKDVALKLDLWAKNMEIVYGGRPEVSAFIDHTYLVTLVKLIVYLRLSGDNVVREDRLIRALTGEYFSSYGIANLIEEDFFAWLLHPKIQNRTLRLVGDVTRELLRYDLSQIDEDFFKEIYQEIVKRNERHRIGEYYTPEWLVELTLKESIELWDNAHQGTPRILDPGCGSGTFLCNAIHVVKERLLKEGKDHKYILDFVLDNVVGVDINPLAVVIARANYIVALGELLQLGKRIIVPIYVADSVRIPRVTETLTEKGKVSVYEFSVEVANNKNGKPKIYAIQIPKTVATQKTVLSQVIDGYKAAISAYRARRNKTEALEVLGRSHGAKLSDDELDVLDTTLNTILMLMDANLDAIWVFMLSNIYAPITLMQSKFDMVVGNPPWILLRYVENKNYQDFLKQEVLSYDLLNSSQVHQFSNMEMATCFFSRCSDLYLRDDGAIAFVMPRSVLTGALHHVNFKRFSKPKNKLFKIFDLEDVEPLFNVPSCVLIALKGKDTKYPVHTNRYRGELSEKNLRLGEAIRQLSVEDYLYNPPFTPTRYSWYYDKVKKGIDITPRCLWFIEFDPHATLGADVNKPFVKSAEDVLEQAKDRWKGIQLAGNVEAGFIFATLLAGDILSFRYTRMRQVALPIESRANRYRLLDIIELRSRGFHHMADWVQAVQKIWEENATERSRKNFPRVVSWLNYMNKLDAQSPSKKYIVIYNSSGTNIASCVIEKQVLPDFPLLRAKISPKGFISEQSTFFYETNDEMEAHYVCAILNSNIINDSIKPLQPRGLFGERAVTRRPFMFSIPQFNKNNSAHIELAGLSKLCHNKLAAKQFAKGSVASLRREARGVIEGEIKRIDELASELLGNR, via the coding sequence GTGAAAGACGAAAAGGATGTAGCGTTGAAGTTGGATTTGTGGGCCAAGAACATGGAGATTGTTTATGGTGGTAGGCCCGAGGTTTCTGCTTTCATAGACCACACTTACCTAGTTACGCTGGTTAAATTAATTGTTTACCTTCGGCTGAGTGGGGATAATGTTGTTAGAGAAGATAGACTTATCAGAGCTTTGACAGGTGAGTATTTTTCTTCGTATGGTATAGCGAATTTGATCGAGGAGGATTTCTTTGCGTGGCTATTGCATCCTAAGATACAGAATAGAACTTTGAGGCTTGTCGGTGACGTTACAAGAGAGCTGTTGAGGTATGACTTGTCTCAGATTGATGAGGATTTTTTCAAAGAGATTTATCAAGAGATTGTTAAGCGCAATGAGAGGCACAGGATAGGCGAGTACTACACGCCTGAGTGGTTGGTTGAGTTAACTCTCAAAGAAAGCATTGAGCTATGGGATAATGCCCATCAAGGCACACCTAGAATTTTGGACCCGGGTTGCGGGTCCGGAACATTTCTCTGCAATGCTATTCATGTCGTAAAGGAACGTCTTTTGAAAGAAGGAAAAGATCACAAGTATATTCTGGATTTTGTCCTTGATAATGTGGTAGGTGTCGACATCAATCCGTTGGCTGTGGTTATTGCACGGGCTAATTATATTGTTGCGTTGGGAGAATTACTCCAGCTGGGTAAACGTATTATCGTTCCTATTTATGTGGCAGATTCGGTTAGAATACCTAGGGTTACTGAGACTCTCACTGAAAAGGGCAAGGTTAGCGTTTACGAATTCAGCGTGGAGGTTGCAAATAATAAGAATGGGAAACCGAAAATCTATGCAATTCAGATTCCGAAAACTGTGGCCACTCAGAAAACTGTTCTAAGCCAGGTTATAGATGGCTATAAGGCGGCTATTAGCGCTTACAGAGCACGGAGGAACAAGACAGAAGCTTTGGAAGTCTTGGGGAGAAGTCATGGCGCCAAACTTTCAGACGATGAACTGGACGTTCTAGATACAACTCTGAATACTATTTTGATGCTCATGGACGCCAACTTGGACGCAATATGGGTTTTCATGCTCAGCAACATATACGCTCCCATCACGTTGATGCAATCCAAGTTTGATATGGTGGTTGGCAATCCTCCTTGGATTCTTCTGAGATACGTGGAGAACAAGAACTACCAAGACTTCCTCAAGCAAGAAGTACTTTCTTATGACTTGCTAAACAGTAGCCAAGTCCATCAATTCTCTAACATGGAAATGGCTACATGCTTTTTCTCTCGCTGCAGTGATCTCTACTTGCGCGATGACGGTGCGATAGCGTTCGTAATGCCAAGAAGCGTACTCACGGGGGCTCTACACCACGTCAACTTTAAACGATTTAGCAAGCCAAAGAACAAGCTGTTCAAGATATTTGATCTAGAAGATGTGGAGCCACTTTTTAATGTTCCCTCATGTGTACTAATAGCATTAAAGGGAAAAGACACGAAATATCCAGTACATACAAATCGATATAGAGGAGAACTTAGCGAAAAGAACCTTAGACTGGGAGAAGCCATTAGACAGCTTTCAGTCGAAGACTACCTTTACAATCCCCCCTTTACTCCAACAAGGTACAGTTGGTATTATGACAAGGTCAAGAAGGGGATAGACATAACCCCAAGGTGTCTTTGGTTTATAGAGTTTGATCCGCACGCAACATTAGGAGCTGACGTAAACAAACCATTTGTTAAATCGGCAGAGGATGTATTAGAACAAGCTAAAGATCGTTGGAAAGGCATACAGCTAGCCGGAAATGTGGAGGCTGGCTTCATTTTTGCAACGCTGTTGGCCGGAGATATACTGTCTTTTCGCTATACTAGAATGCGACAAGTGGCCCTCCCTATAGAGTCACGTGCTAATCGCTACAGACTACTTGATATCATTGAACTTAGAAGCCGAGGTTTCCACCACATGGCCGATTGGGTACAGGCGGTCCAAAAAATATGGGAGGAAAACGCAACAGAAAGGTCGAGGAAGAATTTTCCAAGGGTTGTTTCGTGGCTCAACTATATGAATAAACTGGATGCTCAAAGCCCTAGCAAAAAATACATTGTCATATATAACTCAAGTGGGACAAACATCGCATCATGTGTTATTGAGAAGCAAGTATTACCTGACTTTCCACTCCTGCGAGCCAAAATAAGTCCGAAAGGATTCATTTCTGAGCAATCCACTTTCTTCTACGAAACAAACGATGAAATGGAAGCGCACTATGTTTGTGCAATTCTCAACTCTAACATTATCAATGACAGCATAAAACCATTGCAACCACGAGGTCTTTTTGGGGAAAGAGCAGTTACAAGGAGGCCCTTCATGTTTTCGATACCTCAGTTCAACAAAAACAACTCGGCGCACATCGAATTAGCGGGACTGAGTAAACTATGCCATAACAAGCTCGCGGCAAAGCAATTTGCAAAGGGAAGTGTGGCCAGTTTAAGAAGGGAAGCAAGAGGAGTCATTGAAGGAGAA